DNA from Pseudoxanthomonas sp. CF385:
AAGCCGTGGGCAACCGCTACAAGGCGCAGTTCGTCGCGCTGGACAGCATGATTTCGCAGATGAACACCACCAGCAGCGCCCTCGCCCAGCAGCTCGCTTCGCTCACCGCCCAGACCGGATAAACCGCCGGGCCCGCGTCGGCGCTCCAGCCGGGCGCCGGGGTCCCAGGAGAAATGGAATGTCACTTCAATCGTATGCCGCGCAGTACCGCAACACCGGCCTCAGCAGCGCCGTGATGGAGGCCGACCCGCATCGCCTCGTCGCATTGCTGCTGGGCGGCGCCTGCGAGCGCCTGCGCCTGGCGGAAGCCTGCGTGGAGCGCGGCGACCTGGCGCGCAAGGGCAAGGCCATCGGCGAAGTCAGCGCGATCATCGGCCACCTCAACGGCTCGCTGGACCACGAAGCCGGCGGCGAGATCGCCGGCAGCCTCTCGGCGCTGTACGACTACGTGCAGACCCGCCTGATCGAAGCCAACCTGCACAACGACGCTTCCGCGCTGCGCGAGTCCCTGGACCTGCTGGGCGAGATCGAATCGGCCTGGAACGCGATTCCCGCCGAACAGCGCCAGGCGCCGGCCATGGCGGCCGCGCGATGAACGACACGCCGGCCCTCGCCGACCTGTTCGGCCAGCTGGACGCGATGCGCGTCGCGCTGCATGCCGACGAACTGGACGGCGTGGAAGCCCTGCTCAACCGCCACGACCGCGATGTCCGTGCGTTCCTGCACGCCGACGGCGGCCGCAGCGCCGGCTACGACGCGCTGGCGACGCTGCTGCGCGCGCAACTCGAACTCCAGCAGGACATGCAGGCCGCGCGCGAGCAGGCGCGCATCCGCATGCAGTCGACGCAACGCGCGGACCGCGCCGCACGCGCGTACCTTTCCGTCGTCGGAGGCTAGCCGTGGCTGCGCCCGTCGTCCTGGTGGAGCATCCGGCCGAACACGCGCTGTTCGACGGTGCGCTGACCTGCGACGTCGTGCTGCCCGTCCGTTTCACCCTCGGCGCGCGCCCGGTGATGCAGGGTCCGGCCGAAGCCCTGTTGCAGGGGCTTGCCGTGGCCGAGGATGTGCGCGGCGACGACCCGGACGACCGCAAGGAAGCCACCCCCAGCCAGCAACGCATCGAAGCCAAGCTCGACCTCGTGCTGTCGCTGCTCGGACGCCTCGCGCGCCGCCAGGACGACATGCTGCCGGTCACCTCGCTGCGCTGGTCGCACCGCGGGCTGCGGCTGGATATCGCGTCGCCGCTCGGTGCCGACACCGGCGCCGACGGCGTGGTGACCCTGCAACCGGCGACCTGGTTGAGCGACCACATCGAACTCCCCGCGCGCGTGCTTGCGCAGGTCGAAGGCCTGAACACGCATCACCTGTGGCTGCAGTTCGAAGGGTTGGGTGCTGGCCTGGCCGAAGCCATGGACCGTCACCTGTTCCGGCTGCACCGCCGGCAGGTCGCCGAAGCGCGGCAGTCGCACCTGTCCCCCCGCAGGTAAACGCGTTTCGCGCACGTGCCTTCGACGTCACGCAGCGAGAGGGCCGTCGTCACACACGACGCTGGCGGTCCGCACGACTTCAGTCGCCTGATGGCCACTCAAATGTGACCCGTGTCGTGGTTTCACGTCTCCATCGCGATTGTGAATTGGCGTGGCAGGACGCGCCCGCTATCGTGACATGACCTGCAAAGCGGCAACGACTGGCTCCCCCCGTGCGTGTACTCATCGTCGACGACCACACCCTGGTCCGCGCCGGCATCAGCCGGCTGCTGCAGGCATTGCCCGACGTGGACGTCGTGGCCGAAGCCTGCAATGCCCAGCAGGCGCTCGACATGGCGGCCATCCACCGTCCCGAGATCATCCTGCTCGACCTGTCGCTGCCCGACCGCAGCGGCCTGGACCTGCTGCCGCTGCTGCACGAATCGCTGCCGCAGGTGCGCGTGGTGATGATGTCGATGCACAACGATCCCACCCAGGTGCGTGTCGCGCTCGATCGCGGCTGCGCAGGCTTCGTCGTCAAGGAAGCCGCGCCGATGGAACTCGAGCTCGCCCTGCGCGCCGCCGCCAACGGCCAGGTGTTCCTGAGCCCGCAGGTGTCGTCGAAAATGCTGGCACCGATGCTCAATCCGCAGCGTCCGACCGGCATTGCGGCGTTGTCGCCCCGCCAGCGCGAGATCCTGCGCCAGCTGGGCAGCGGCATGAGCAGCAAGGAAATCGCCGCGCAGCTCGGCATCAGCGTCAAGACCGTGGAAACGCACCGCGCGCGCATGATGGAATCGCTCGGCTGCCGCCGCGCCAACGACCTGCTGTTGCTGGCCGCGCGCCACCAGCACGAATTGGCCTGAGCCTTGCAGTACTCCGGGGGCGATGCCGCCTCCGTGACGGAATCCCGTGATCGCAGCGCCCCGTCGGGCGCCCACCTTCGACATTAAACCGACGCTGTAGGGGAAACCCTGACGGCCGGTCGGGCGTGCCCGCATCACGACCAGAAACGCCCCGATTTTTTTTCCGTCACCCGCAGCGGAAAGTATCCCCACGATGCGACGCCACCCTGGCACGCCATCGAATCGGGGATTTCGGGGATGAAGACGGGTCTTTCCACCCAGCTGGGCCAACAGCTCCACCTGACGCCGCAGTTGCTGCAGTCCATCCGCCTGCTGCAGCTCGACGGCTTGCAGCTGGAAATGGAAGTGCGCCGCGCGCTGGAGCTCAATCCGCTGCTCGAGATCGAAGAATCCCACGACGCCGCCACCGCCGGCGAACTGGACGACGTGCCCGCCCAGGACACCGCCGCGGTCGAGACCGCCGCGTTCGACGAACTGCCCGAGTCCAACCTGTGGGACGTCCCCGGCGCCGGCTGGCAGGACGGCGACGACGACCGCATGCAGCGCGTGGCCGCCGGCGAATCCACCGACCCGCACGTCCGCGTGCTCGACCGCCTGGCCCTGGAGCTGGACGAACGCGCACTGGAAGTCGTGGCGTTCTGGCTGGAACACACCAACGACGCCGGCTACCTGGAACAGGCCCCCGACGCGCTGGCCCTGCTGGCGTCGGCCCGCTTCGACCTGCGCACCGAGGTCGTGCTCGGCCTGCGCGACCGCCTGCTGCGCGGCGAATTCCCCGGCCTGTGCGCCGCCGACGTGCGCGAGTGCCTGCTGGTGCAGCTGGACTGCCTGGACGGCCGCGTGCCGGCCCGCCGTGTCGCCCAGCGCATCATCGCCGAGGGCCTGGCCCTGCTGGCCGCCCACGAATACGACGCCCTCGCCCGCCTGCTGGACCTGGACACCCACCAGGTGATGGAAGGCGTGCGCCTGGTGCTGTCGCTGGATGCCCGCCCGGGCGCGTCGCTGGCCCCGGCCCCGTCGGGCTACATCATCCCGGACGTGGTCGCCTGGCACGCCGACTGCGCCTGGCGCGTGGCCCTGAACCCGGCCAGCACCCCGCGCATCCGCGTGAACGCGATGCAGGAGCGCGCCCTGGAGCAGGCCGAGGCCTCGCCCGGCGCCGGCAAGCTGCGCGAACTGCTGCAGGAAGCGCGCTGGCTGACCCGCGGCCTGTCGATCCGCTACGACACCCTGCTGCGCACCGCGCGTGCCATCGTCGAGCGCCAGGCCGGGTTCCTGGCCCACGGCGACGAAGCGATGGCGCCGCTGACGCTGAAGGAGATCGCCGACGAGATCGGCATGCACGAATCCACGATTTCGCGCATCACCACCGGCAAGTACATGCAGACCCCGCGGGGCACGTTCGAGCTGAAGCATTTCTTCGCCGTGCGACTGGAAGGCGCGAACGTCTCCGGCCCCGCCGTGCGCGCCATGGTGCGCCGCCTGATCGATTCCGAGCCGGCCGGCAAGCCGCTGGCCGACGAGGCGATCGCCGGCCTGCTGGCCCGGCAGGGCATTCACATTGCCCGCCGAACTGTGGCGAAGTACCGGGAACAGCTCGATATCGCTCCCGCCCGGGAACGCCGACGCGCTACCGTATCCGTCTTGGCCAAGGCCGGATAACGGAGCGCGACCGCAATGAGCAAGATCACCGTACTGCTGGTGGACGACCACGAAGGCTTCATCAACGCCGCCCTGCGCCACCTGCGCAAGGTGGAGTGGCTGGATGTCGTGGGCCGCGCCAGCAACGGCCTGGAAGCCATCGAACGCTCCGAGACCCTGCGTCCGGACGTGGTGCTGATGGACCTGGCCATGCCGGAGATGGGCGGCCTGCAGGCCACGCGCCTGATCAAGACCCAGGACGCGCCCCCCTTCGTGGTGATCGCAAGCCACTTCGACGACGCCGAACACCGCGAACATGCCATGCGGGCCGGCGCCGACGATTTCGTCAGCAAGCTTTCCTACATCCAGGAAGTCTTGCCCATCCTCGAACGATTCAAAGAGCGCCGCCATGAGTGAATCCCGCATCCTCGTCATCGACACCGACGCCGCCCGCGCAGAGCGCGTGGCCGGCCTGCTCGAGTTCATGGACCTCACGCCGCGCTGGGTCGTCAGTGCCGGTGACGTGGATGTGCAGCGGCAGCGCCCGCACGACTGGCTCGCCGTCGTGGTCGGCTCGCTGGAAGACCAGAAGGCCGCCGACGCGTTCTTCGGCTGGCTGGGCAAGGCCCAGCTGCCGCCGCCGGTGCTGCTGCTGCAGGGCGACACCGCCGCCTTCGCCGCCGCCCACGGCCTGCACGAAGCCGGCGTCTGGGCGCTGGAAAGCCCGATCCGCCACGCGCAGCTGGAAGCCTGCCTGCGCCGCGCCAGCCTCAAGCGGCTGGACACCGAACACCAGGCCCAGCAGGTCAGCACCAGCGGCCCCACCGGCAACAGCCCGGCGGTGACCCGCCTGCGCCGGATGATCGACCAGGTCGCCGCGTTCGACACCACCGTGCTGGTGCTGGGCGAATCCGGTACCGGCAAGGAAGTCGTCGCCCGCGCCATCCACGACCAGTCCCCGCGCCGCGACGGGCCGTTCGTGGCGATCAACTGCGGCGCGATCCCCGCCGAGCTGCTGGAAAGCGAACTGTTCGGCCACGAGAAAGGCGCCTTCACCGGCGCGCTGAGCGCCCGCAAGGGCCGCTTCGAGATGGCCGAGGGCGGCACCCTGCTGCTGGACGAGATCGGCGACATGAGCCTGCCGATGCAGGTCAAGCTGCTGCGCGTGCTGCAGGAACGCAGCTTCGAGCGCGTCGGCGGCAACCAGACGATCCGCTGCAACGTGCGCGTGATCGCGGCCACCCACCGCAATCTGGAACAGCGCATCGCCGACGGCCACTTCCGCGAAGACCTGTTCTACCGCCTCAACGTGTTCCCGATCGAGATGCCGGCGCTGCGCGAGCGCGCCGACGACCTGCCCTCGCTGGTCGCCACCATCGCCGCGCAGCTGGCCCGCACCGGCCGGGGCGAGGTGCAGTTCGCCCACGACACCCTGCAGGCGCTGCGCCAGTACAGCTGGCCGGGCAACGTGCGCGAGCTGACCAACCTGGTCGAGCGCCTGGCCGTGCTGCACCCGGGCGGCCTGGTGCGCGTGCACGACCTGCCCAAGCGCTACCAGCCGGACAACCTGCCGGCGCTCGACGCCCTGCCGGTGGCCGCGGTGGCCGCCCCGGTCGAAAGCGTCTCCGCCCCCGTGGCCGCCACACCGACCACGGAGCGCCTGCCCGAGGCCGGCATCGACCTGCGCGAACACATCGCCCAGATCGAACTGAACCTGATCCGCGACGCGCTGGACCGCGCCGGTGGCGTGGTCGCCCACGCCGCGCAGCTGCTGGGCCTGCGCCGCACCACCCTGGTGGAAAAGCTGCGCAAGTACGGCGTCGAGCGCGAAGACGCCCTGGCGACGGAAAACTGACTGGCGGCGGGCGCCGGTTCCGGCACAGGTCTTGCAGCTGATACGGCAAGACACACCGACGACCGAAGCACCCGCCCATGTCCGACGTCACCTCCATCCTCTCGCAGATTCGCAGCTACCAGCACCAGCTGGGCACCCGCGCCTTGGAGCCGATGCCGAACCCGGGCGCGTTCACGCCCAACGGGGTCGGCTTCGAACAGCCCGGCGTCAAGGCGCCGAGCTTCGGCGAGACGCTGCAGAACGCGCTGGAAGGCGTCAACGGCGCGCAGAAGAACGCAGGTGCGCTCGCCCAGGCCTTCGAGCTCGGCGATCCGCGCGCGGACCTGGCCCGGGTGATGGTGGCGGCGCAGCAGTCGCAGGTCGCCTTCCGCGCCACCGTCGAAGTCCGCAACCGCCTGGTGCAGGCCTACCAGGACGTCATGAACATGCCGTTGTAAGCCGCTTCTCCTGACCCGCCCTTTCCACCAACCGACCCGTCGCCATGGCCCTCACGCTGTCCAAGGAAGCCCTGAAGGAATCGCTGACCGCCGACAAGGCAGGCGCGGCGCTGACCAAGATCCAGGACGCGCGCGTGTTCAAGCAGATGGGCACGCTGCTGCTGATCGCCGGCGCCGTCGCGCTGGGCCTGTTCGTGTTCTTCTGGTCGCAGAAGCCGGCCTACACCCCGCTGTACACCGGCCTGGACGCCAAGGCCACCGCCGAAGCCACCGACATGCTGCGCGCGGCGCAGATCCCGTTCCAGCTGGACCAGGGCACCGGTGCCATCTCGGTGCCGGAGGAAAACCTGCACGACGCCCGCCTGAAGCTGGCCGGCGCCGGCCTGGCCGAGAGCGGCCGCCTGGGCTTCGAGATGATGGAACGCGACCCGGGTTTCGGCGTCAGCCAGTTCGTCGAGAACGCGCGCTACCAGCACGCGCTGGAAACCGAACTTGTCCGCACGATCACCACGCTGCGTCCGGTGCGCGACGCGCGCGTGCACCTGGCCATCCCCAAGCCGTCCGCCTTCACCCGCCAGCGCGAGGTCGCCAGCGCGTCCGTCGTGCTGGACCTGCGTTCCGGCGCCATGCTGGAGCGCAACCAGGTGGATGCCATCGTCCACCTGGTCTCGTCCTCGATCCCGGACCTGGCGCCGGAGCGCGTCACCGTGGTCGACCAGAGCGGCCGCATGCTCACCATCAGCGATCCGAACAGCGAGGCCGCGCTCAACGCCGCCCAGTTCGAGCGCGTGCGCAAGCTGGAAACCTCCTTCAACGACCGCATCCGCGAACTGCTGGAGCCGCTGACCGGCCCGGGCCGCATCAATGCCGAGGTCGCGGTGGACATGGACTTCTCGGTCACCGAGGAGGCCCGTGAAACCTTCGCCAACGACCCGGCCAAGATCCGCAGCGAACAGGTCAGCCAGAACACCGTCGCCGCCGCCGGCCCCGAAGGCGTGCCCGGCGCGACCAGCAACACCCCGCCCGGCCCGAACGCCGCGGCCGCGCCGAACCCCGCCGCGCCGACCGAGACCGCGAGCAGCGCGACCCGCAACTTCGAAATGGACCGTACGCTGCAGCACACCCGCCAGCCGGCCGGTCGCGTGCGCCGCGTCACCGCCGCCGTGCTGGTCGACCACGTGCCGCGCACCGGCGAGAACGGCAAGGTCGTCATGACCGCGCTGGACGCCGCCACCCTGACCCGCATCGAAGCGCTGGTGAAGGAAGCCGTGGGCTTCGACGCCGCGCGCGGCGACTCGGTCTCGGTGATGAACGCGCCGTTCGTGCGCGAAACCGACAAGCCCGAGGACATCCCGTTCTGGGAAAGCCCCTGGCTGCACAACCCGATGCTGCGCGACGTGGCCCGCTACGGCATCGGCGCGCTGGTGGTGATCCTGCTGCTGTTCGGCGTGCTCCGCCCAGCCATGCGCCAGATCATCGACCCGAAGGCGAAGAAGGCCTCGCGCAACGACGACGACGGCATCGATGTCACCGTAATCGATGATGACGATGCCGACGCCCGCGCGGTCGCCGCCCTCTCGCACGACGAACTGCCGCCGATGCGCGCCCTGCCCTCCGATGCCTACGAGGACCGGCTGCGCCAGGCGCGCGAAGCGGTGAAGACCGATTCCAAGCAGGTCGCGCAGGTGGTCAAGGACTGGGTGGCCAACGATGAATAACGCACAGGACAACGCCCTCAGCGGCGTGCAGCGCGCGGCCGTGCTGCTGCTCTCGCTCGGCGAGCAGGATGCCGCCGAAGTGCTCAAGCACATGAACGCCAAGGAAGTGCAGAAGCTGGGCATCGCCATGGCCACCATCTCCGGCGTCAGCCGCGAGCAGGTCATGCAGGTGATGGCGAACTTCGGCGAAGCCCTCGACAAGCAGACATCCCTCGGCATGGGCGCGGACGACTACGTGCGCAACGTGCTGGTGCAGGCGCTGGGCGCCGACAAGGCCGGCGGCCTGATCGACCGCATCCTGCTGGGCCGCAACACCACCGGCCTGGACACGCTGAAGTGGATGGATCCGCGCGCGATCTCCGACCTGGTGCGCAATGAACACCCGCAGATCATCGCCATCGTGCTGGCCCACCTGGACAGCGACCAGGCCGCCGACACCCTCAAGCTGCTGCCCGAGCGCACCCGCACCGACGTGCTGCTGCGCATCGCCACGCTGGACGGTATCCCGCCGAACGCGCTGAACGAGCTCAACGAGATCATGGAGCGCCAGTTCGCCGGCAACCAGAACCTCAAGGCTTCCAGCATCGGTGGCGTGAAGGTCGCGGCGAACATCCTCAACTTCATGGACTCGGGCCAGGACCAGGCCATCCTCGGCAACATCACGCAGGTCGACGCCGACCTCGGCGCGCGCATCCAGGACCTGATGTTCGTGTTCGACAACCTCGCCGACCTGGGCGATCGCGAACTGCAGGCGCTGCTGCGCGAAGTCCCGAACGACCGCCTCGGCCTGGCGCTGCGTGGCGCCGACGCCAAGGTGAAGGAAAAGATCACCCGCAACATGTCCCAGCGCGCGGCGCAGATCCTGCTGGAAGACATGGAAGCCCGCGGCCCCGTCCGCCTGTCCGACGTGGAAGGCGCGCAGAAGGAAATCCTCGCGATCGTGCGCCGCCTGGCTGACCAGGGCGTCATCTCGCTGATGGCCGGCGCCGAGGAAATGGTATGAGCAACCCTTCGCCGATGCGCTGGATGCCCGCACCGCTCGACGTGGTCGTGTCGGCGTCCGCCACTGCGCAGGACGTGCCGCCGCCGGTGCCGCCGACGCTGGAGGAGATCCAGGCCATCCAGGACGCCGCGTACCGCGAAGGCCTGGAGCGCGGTCTGGCCGAAGGCCACGCCGAGGGCTTCTCCCACGGCCAGGCCGACGTCCGCCGGCTCGCCGCGCAGATGGAAGGCATCCTCGACAATTTCTCCCGGCCGCTGGACCGCCTCGAGAACGAAGTGGTTGCTGCGCTGTCCGAACTCGCCGTGCGCATCGCCGGCGCGCTGGTCGGCCGCGCCTACCAGACCGATCCGGTGCTGCTGCAGGAACTGGCGACCAGCGCGCTGGACGCCGTCGGCGGTGCGCAGCGCGAAGTGGAACTGCGCCTGCATCCCGACGACATCGCCGCACTGACGCCGGTGCTGACCATGACGGGGCACACCCGCCTGACCGCAGACACGTCGCTCAGCCGCGGCGACCTGCGCGTGCATGCCGAGAGCGTCCGCATCGACGGCACGCTGGAGGCCCGCCTGCGCGGCGCGCTGGAAACCGTGCTCAACCGCGGAGCGCGCGCATGAGCGCCCAGCCGCTGGAATGGCTGACCGCGCGCGACCTGCGCCTGTCGGCGCGGCTGTCGCAGATCAATCCCGAACTCGGTGGCCGCGGCCTGATCCGCGAGGGCATCCTGCGCCGGGCCGTCGGCCTGACCCTGGAAGCCATCGGCTGCGAAGCGCCGATGGGCGCCACCTGCAAGGTGGAAGTCGTCGACGGCGGCTGGGTGGATGCCGAAGTCGTCGGCTTCGCCGGCGAACGCACCTATCTGATGCCCAGCGCCGAATTGCATGGCCTGTTGCCGAACGCGCGCGTGGTGCCCTCGCGCCGCCGCGGCGGTGTGGAAGTCGGCGAAGGCCTGCTGGGTCGGGTCATCGACAGCGACGGCGTGCCGCTCGACGGCCGCGGCCCGATCCGCGCCGAAGGCAGCGTCGGCCTGGCCGGCGTGGCGATCAACCCGCTGTCCCGCGAACCGATCACCCAGCCGCTGGACGTCGGCGTGCGCGCGATCAACGCATTGCTGCCGATCGGCCGTGGCCAGCGCGTGGGCCTGTTCGCCGGCTCGGGCGTCGGCAAGTCGACGCTGCTGGGCATGATGACCAAGTACACCGCCGCCGACGTGATCGTCGTCGGCCTGATCGGCGAACGTGGCCGCGAAGTGCGCGATTTCGTCGAAAGCACGCTCGGCCCGGTGGGCCTGGCGCGCGCCGTGGTCGTCGCCAGCCCGGCCGACCGTCCGCCATTGGCGCGGCTGCAGGGCGCTTACCGCGCCACCGCGATCGCCGAGTGGTTCCGCGACCAGGGCCTGAACGTGCTGCTGCTGATGGATTCGCTGACCCGCTTCGCCCAGGCGCAGCGCGAGATCGGCCTGTCGGTCGGCGAGCCGCCGACCACGCGCGGCTATCCGCCGTCGGTCTTTGCGCGCCTGCCCGCGCTGGTCGAACGCGCCGGCAACGGCGCCAAGGGCCGCGGCTCGATCACCGCGTTCTACACCGTGCTGACCGAAGGCGACGACCCGCAGGACCCGATTGCCGACGCTGCGCGCGCCATCCTCGACGGCCACATCCTGCTCTCGCGCCGCGTGGCCGACAGCGGCCTGTATCCGGCCATCGACGTGGAATCGTCGGTCAGCCGCGTGGTCACCGAGATCGCCGACGAAACCTGGCGCGACCGCATCCGCAAGCTCAAGCGGCTGCTCTCGGCCTACAACAGCAACCGCGACCTGATCGCCATCGGCGCCTACCAGCGCGGCAACGACCCGACCGTGGACGAGGCGCTGGAACGCTGGCCGGAAATCGTGGAGTTCCTCGGCCAGGACGTGGCGCGCGCCGCCGACCTGCCGAGCAGCCGTGCCGCCCTGGAAACCCTGATCCAACGCAACGCCCCCGTCGGCATCCCGATGCCCGACGGTCTGCAGTAACGCCAAGGACCCCCCGTCATGATGCAGTCCCGCCGAATCGATCCCCTGCTGCGCCGCGCCCAGGAGCACGAGGATTCCGTCGCCCGCGAACTGGCCGACCGCCAACGCGCGCTTGCGCTGCAGGAATCGCGGCTGGAGGAATTGCGGCAGTACGCCGAGGACTACGCCAACAGCCAGATGGCCGCGACCAGCCCGGCGCAGCTCGCCAACCGGCGCGCGTTCCTGGATCGCATCGACCAGGCACTGAAGCAGCAACTGCAGACCGTGGACCGCAGCCGCGCCAACGTGGACATCGAGCGCGACCGCCTGCTGCTGGCCAGCCGCGACAAACAGGTACTGGAACAGTTGGCCGCCAGCTACCGCGTGCAGGAAAAGCAGATCGTCGACCGCCGCGACCAGCGCGAGATGGATGACCTCGGCGCGCGCCGCGCGCGCCTGGCCGCGACCGCGATCCAGGAGGGCGACGCCTGATGCCCTCGCCGATGGCCACGTTCGCCCCCGCCGCCGGTGGCGCGTCCGCGGCATCGGGCGCCACAAAACCCGCCACGCAGGAAGGCGCGAAGGACAACGCCAAGCCCGCGTTCGACGACATGGTCCGCCGTCCGGCGCCACGCGACGACGCGCCCGTGCGCAAGCCCGCGGCACGCGATGGCGAACCGCGCGAGGTCGCCCGCGGCGAAACACCCACGCTCTGTCGCCAGGACGACACGTCCGATACCGCCATGTCGGATGACGAGATCAAGCAGGACGACACCGCGCCCCTGGCACTGCTCGCCCTGCTCGACGCAGCACCCGTGGCACCGGCAGCGCCCGCGCCGGCCGCAGGCACCGCGGTCCTGGTGGACGCGGCCGCCACACCTTCGCCCGGTTCCTCGCCCCCGACTTTCACCCCGGTAACCGATGCGGTGCTGGGACAGGGCACCGCGCGCGCCGCGCTGCCCGTCGAAGCGTTGCCGGCCGCCGCCGTCGCCGAGACCGCGGCGGCACCCGACACCGCGACCGCGGCGGCCCCGCCGGCCGCAGCCGCCGCCGACACGCCGGCCAAGGCGCCGCTGCAGAACCTGCTCTCCTTCGCCACCCACCTGGCGACCGGCCAAGTCGCGGCCGCGCTGCCGGAGGTGGTCACGCTGGGTCGCGACATCGTCGAGGTCTTCCGCAGCGAGGACGGCGACAGCACCGCGCCGACCGGCAACGTGTTGGCCGGCGTTGGAGCGTCGAACGCATCGCTTGGCCTGTCCCGCACGGAAACGGTGAACGCGATGGCGGCACCGACCGCCGACCTGCACGGTGGCCACTTCGACGAGGACATCGGCGACGCCGTGCGCTGGATGGCCGACCAGAAGATCGGCCACGCCCACATCAAGGTCACCCCGAACGAACTGGGCACGGTGGAGATCCGCCTGCGGCTGGACGGCGACCGCGTCCACGCCGACTTCGCCAGCACCCAGGCCGACGTCCGCCAGGCGCTCGAGAGCAGCCTGCCGCGCCTGCGCGAAATGCTGGGCCAGCACGGCTTCCAGCTGGCGCACGCCGACGTGGGCCACCAGCATGCCCCGCCGTCGCAGGGTCCCGGCGCTCACGCGGGCGAAGGCACCGGCGATACCGGAGAACCTGCCCCCGAAGCGCCGCGCACGGTCCGCATGACCGCTCGCGGCTTGGTGGACGCGTACGCGTGATGGTTCGTAACGGCAGGTGTGGGAGCGACGTAAGTCGCGATGGTGTGACCGATAGCCTGGGTCCCGGTGGGGCCAGGACGTTCGCAGTTGGCATTCGCGACTTACGTCGCTCCCACACCGGACATCCTGCCGGCTGAAGCGCCGTCAAAACTCCGTCGGGCCCTTCCTC
Protein-coding regions in this window:
- the fliJ gene encoding flagellar export protein FliJ; amino-acid sequence: MMQSRRIDPLLRRAQEHEDSVARELADRQRALALQESRLEELRQYAEDYANSQMAATSPAQLANRRAFLDRIDQALKQQLQTVDRSRANVDIERDRLLLASRDKQVLEQLAASYRVQEKQIVDRRDQREMDDLGARRARLAATAIQEGDA
- a CDS encoding flagellar hook-length control protein FliK; translated protein: MPSPMATFAPAAGGASAASGATKPATQEGAKDNAKPAFDDMVRRPAPRDDAPVRKPAARDGEPREVARGETPTLCRQDDTSDTAMSDDEIKQDDTAPLALLALLDAAPVAPAAPAPAAGTAVLVDAAATPSPGSSPPTFTPVTDAVLGQGTARAALPVEALPAAAVAETAAAPDTATAAAPPAAAAADTPAKAPLQNLLSFATHLATGQVAAALPEVVTLGRDIVEVFRSEDGDSTAPTGNVLAGVGASNASLGLSRTETVNAMAAPTADLHGGHFDEDIGDAVRWMADQKIGHAHIKVTPNELGTVEIRLRLDGDRVHADFASTQADVRQALESSLPRLREMLGQHGFQLAHADVGHQHAPPSQGPGAHAGEGTGDTGEPAPEAPRTVRMTARGLVDAYA
- a CDS encoding FliI/YscN family ATPase; protein product: MSAQPLEWLTARDLRLSARLSQINPELGGRGLIREGILRRAVGLTLEAIGCEAPMGATCKVEVVDGGWVDAEVVGFAGERTYLMPSAELHGLLPNARVVPSRRRGGVEVGEGLLGRVIDSDGVPLDGRGPIRAEGSVGLAGVAINPLSREPITQPLDVGVRAINALLPIGRGQRVGLFAGSGVGKSTLLGMMTKYTAADVIVVGLIGERGREVRDFVESTLGPVGLARAVVVASPADRPPLARLQGAYRATAIAEWFRDQGLNVLLLMDSLTRFAQAQREIGLSVGEPPTTRGYPPSVFARLPALVERAGNGAKGRGSITAFYTVLTEGDDPQDPIADAARAILDGHILLSRRVADSGLYPAIDVESSVSRVVTEIADETWRDRIRKLKRLLSAYNSNRDLIAIGAYQRGNDPTVDEALERWPEIVEFLGQDVARAADLPSSRAALETLIQRNAPVGIPMPDGLQ